The Cyprinus carpio isolate SPL01 unplaced genomic scaffold, ASM1834038v1 S000006662, whole genome shotgun sequence sequence AGAGCATCTTCGGGAGCATGAAGAGGTGAAAGAGCATCTGCCTTGGTGTTCTCTGATCCTGGACAATAGGAGATGGAGAAGTTGAACCTGGTAAAGTACAGCGCCCACCTGTCTTGCCGTGGGTTGAGCGTCTTAGCATCCCAAAGATGCTTGTGGTTCTTATGGTCTGTCAGATGGTGAGCTAGTGCCTCCATTCTTCCAGGGCTAATTTAATGGCAAGCATTTCACATTTACGTATTTCATGGTTCCTTCATAGTTTCTTGGAGAAGGTGCATGGATTGAGCTTGGGAGGCTTCCCCTGCTACTGTGAGAGCACCACTCCTACCCCGGTCATAGATGCATTAACCTTGACGACAAATGGGTATGTTGGAGTCTGAATGGATGAGGAGTGATGCACTGCTGAATGCCTTCTTCAGATCTTTCATGGCTTGGGTGGTTTCAGGGGTCAAAGAGAGAGACTTGGGCTTACCCTTCAGGAAGTTAATAAGTGGATGGCTTATGGAACTGAAGTTGTGAATAAACCGGTGATTAAAGCATGCAGATCCTAGACAACATTGGAGCGTTTCAGTGTAGCATTATGGCAGGATCACAGTGGCCTTTTGGGGTTACAAgtgcagtcttccattcatctccccaAAATATCTGGATGAGGTTATATGCACTCTGGAGGTCCAGCTTGGTGAATCATATAACCACATCCAGTAAGAAGCCATACCACTGAGTGTAATTGTTCTTTTTGTATGCAatgatgtgataaaaaaaaagaaataattctgaaaaagaTTAATTCAACATATCTATACATACATCACAGTGTATTGTTATTATGACTTCTTTTGACTATGACAATAGtttagtggggaaaaaaaatgatattgtgaTAGCCCCAGTagatataaaatgtaattgtatgggagttttttttttttgtttgtttgtttttttttaaagtgttttttttttgtttgttgacgcTGTAGTTTGACACATATTTTTTCCATATAAGCCAAAAGTAAGAAGGTTATGAACTTGATAAGGGCCATTCCGGGATGCAGTTTGGGAGTAGATTAGAAGTCATTGGTTACAGTTGGTGGATTCAGGGAAATTAGACtttagtctgaaaaaaaaaaaaaaatcatactggaaaaatatatagtttttttgttttgctgtttatgCAAAGGTACATGTGAGAtgattgttctattttttttctttttttattattattattattattattattcaaaaaacaCATGGAGGAGTAGTACATTAGGGAGTGGTGCTCATGTTATTTTGAGCTTATGTTGCCCTATCATTCTGAAGTCATCTGTTTGAAGAATCATATCTGTCTGCCTGTTATTGCATTAAGTCAACATGTTTTTTGCTCCATAAGTGTAAATCTACAAGGTTGCTAAATtacacgctttttttttttttttggtctctataGCCAGTGCTCTAACTACTGTAACTGGTAAGTAACAGATTGATTTAAAGGTCAGTTCTCATTCTAGTTACATTACATATGAACAATGCCAAGTTTGTTTAGTTTGCAAGTCTGCATGTTGTATCataatggaatttatttatttatttaaataggagATTATAATATTAGACTGGTAAATGGTGACAACAAACTGTTCAGGAAGAGTTGAGATCTTTTATGATGGCATGTGGGGGACAGTGTGCGATGATGGCTGGGACATTAATGATGCTACAGTGGTGTGCAGACAGTTGAGATGTGGAAAAGCTGATAGTGCACATGAAAGTGCTCATtttggccagggaagtggtcagaTCTGGTTGGATGACGTGGGATGTACAGGACATGAAACATCCCTCACACAGTGCTCACACTCTTCTGTTGGAACACATAACTGCGGTCATTCTGAAGATGCAGGTGTTGTCTGTATACAAggtaaaatcatattttacataCAACACACAGATAAgccaaaaactatattttttaatcactttgtacttttaatttttaatgccaTCAATCAGACACAAGGTTGGTCAATGGGGTGGATTCATGCTGTGGGAGAGTGGAGATCTATCATAATGGCCAGTGGGGAACCGTGTGCGATGATAACTGGGACATGACAAATGCTGCTGTGGTGTGCAGACAGTTAGAGTGTGGATCAGCCATCAGTGCACTTCATAATGCCGCCTTTGGTCAAGGCAGTGGATCAGTCTGGCTTGATGATGTCAAATGCTTGGGAAGTGAGGGAAGCCTCACACAGTGTTCACACAGTGAACTAGGAACACATGACTGTAATCATGGTGAAGATGCTGGTGTTGTTTGTTCAGGTAAGCCAAATCTTTAGAAACATTATTTTGGAGCAAATTTCATTAAACGGTTAGAGTTGATGGATTTCATTCTTTATATAACATTGTCTGATTTGTTTTGCAGGTGAACTGCAGATACCCACACTTTCCCTGACCtccacatatttatttgtttctcgAGGAGAAAATATCCAGTTCAGATGCACAACACCTAATCCAAGGTGCAGTGTTAATGCTGAATTCCAGCTCTTCATAAACGGGCCATCTATATCCTCCCAGAAACATGTCTCTAGTGTGACTTTCAACATTGTTAATGTGGACGTCTCACATCAGGGCAACTACAGCTGTCATTACTCATACCAAAACAACACTATCAAGTCACCTTGGAGCAACAGTGTTAACATCACTGTGGGTAAGTGCGTTCAATCTTGTCCCATCACCATCCTCATGGAAGTCGTGGCcaagtggttagagagtttgactcctaacccttgtgggttcgagtctctggctGGCAATACaacgactaaggtgcccttgagcaaggcaccgaacgcccaactgctccccgggtgccgcagcataaattaTGCCCACTACTTCgggtgtgtgtactttggatgggttaaatgcagagcacgaattctgagtatgggtcaccatacttggctgtatgtcacttcagtGGTTAAATGCAGTTGACTGGAAGTGAATTTATTCAtgaattgatgatttttttttgctttttttaataccTCAGGCTCCTGTACTTCTGATTCTAACTGTAACCATCTAAATGTATTCTTATTGTTTTCTAGTGGATTTGCAGCAGCCCAGCATTTCCCACAGTGCTCCTGATGGGTGGGTTTGACGTGGGGCCTCAGGGGCCAGTGATCACCAGGGGCCACAGTTTCACTATTATCTGTTCCACTGAATCTCGTTATCCTGGAGGCTTCTTCTACTTGTTTAGGGAATCAAGTATCACCAGCAGTCAATCAGCTGTCAATCACTCCGCCTC is a genomic window containing:
- the LOC122144417 gene encoding deleted in malignant brain tumors 1 protein-like, which translates into the protein MVTTNCSGRVEIFYDGMWGTVCDDGWDINDATVVCRQLRCGKADSAHESAHFGQGSGQIWLDDVGCTGHETSLTQCSHSSVGTHNCGHSEDAGVVCIQDTRLVNGVDSCCGRVEIYHNGQWGTVCDDNWDMTNAAVVCRQLECGSAISALHNAAFGQGSGSVWLDDVKCLGSEGSLTQCSHSELGTHDCNHGEDAGVVCSGELQIPTLSLTSTYLFVSRGENIQFRCTTPNPRCSVNAEFQLFINGPSISSQKHVSSVTFNIVNVDVSHQGNYSCHYSYQNNTIKSPWSNSVNITVVDLQQPSISHSAPDGWV